CTTTCAGACACGGGCTGGAGACAGCCACTGCCCTTTACAACCAAGTGGACGAGGGCATCCACCAGCTGGTCCTGGCCTCCAACAAGCGCACCCGAACCCTGGAGCTAGTCAAAGACCTGGCAGCTTTTGAAGAAGCCTTTCGGGAGGTTTGttgccatttccattttgttggatgattgacagactgccaaaaaaagatGCAGAGTTGGGGTCAGAGCCTGGCATGGGGCAGAGGGTCTGAAGCTGGAGCTTCAAGGAAGCTGGAAGGGCTGGGGGGAAGAGGGGCAGAAGAGGGAGTAGGGAGGGGGTGGCCAGAAGGACCAGATTGGGGGGGAGTGAAGAACTGGTCAGCTGGTCCACAAAAACATAAGGTGGATTGGGAGGGAGCTGGGAGGAAAGCCATAGTGGCTATGGCTTCCTGGATGCTGTGGGTCTCCTTATCTTAGCCCCATTTGGGTCTCCAACTGCCAGTGGATGCAGGGGGTCTGATTAAGACTGCCCTGGACACTCTGCAGGAATTTCAACCTGACCTAAAGAGGGGATCTTGGGGAAGGTGTAGGCACTTGCTCTTTGCTTGTGCACCACATACACAAACTATAGCAGCACTGGTCCTCAGGAACTTGCACCTGTTGATGATGTTCCTGGCAACCGAGGCAGTGAGTGCCAGGGCTTGTGCCCAGTGCCACTGATGGGCAGTGGCTTTGGCTCTCCTTTCTCTTAGGTCAGCAGTTGGATTGAGAATGTGGGCCAGACGCGGCTGGCAGAGCTGGGCAAGCTGGGAACTTCCTTGGAGGCCCTTCTTCAGGCACGGAGGCAGTTCCAGGATTTTGAGTTGGTTGCCAGTGTAAGTAACTCCCAGCCAGCTGCAAGCCCTGCCTCTGGGGCTAACTGGAGGTGGAGCTCTGTGGCTCTGGGGTCGTGTCGGCTGGACCATCTCTTAGTAGTAAAGGACGCAGTGGCCAGCTCTTGCTTGCCAGGGCCAACCTCCCTTCTTGTGCTTTGCTCTCAGGAATACTGCCGGAAGGGCCGGGAGGCACTGGGGAAGATAAAGTGGGAAGATTTCTCCTCTACAGAGATGCCCGCAGGAGGTGCCGCCCAGCTACAGCGCTGCAGCCAGCAGCTGCGGGGCTTCTGCTGCCAACTAGAGGCTGGCAGGAACCGGCTGCAGGAGGCTGTCCGACTGTATGAGTCCTTGGACCAGGTGAGGAGGAACTCCCCAGGCGGGGCACCCCCTCAGAGTATCTTCTGCCCAGAAGCTCTGGAACCCCATCTCCCCCCCACCCACCGCCCCCTGCCATCTGGCAGCCCTTGGCGTaaccacaccacagaaataaagtggtttgacaTAACTTTTACTGGTATGCCTGTcctttggaatcctaggatctgaaGTTTGGTGATTCAACAGAAACAACTTCAGATTCCCCAGGCCTTTCCAGGGGGGAGGCCCTGAGGCACACAGGCTCACCCTTTTCTCACAGAGCAAGGCCAAGTAAGATTGGCTAGCAGTCAGGGGGCAAGGGTGCCTGGCACAGCAAAGCCCAAGACAGAGCGCCATAGGGACCCTCCAAGGCTTCCTCCTTCCAAGAGGGATGCTGAGCATTGTTCCCTCTCCCCTCTGCAGGCAACCGCGTGGGCCCAGGAGGGGATGCAGCACCTGGCCAGCCTCAGCCTGGTGGAGTCCAGTGCTCCTGAAGACAGAATGGCAGCCCAGGTGTGGCTGGAGAGCTCCAGTGGGCAGTGGCACCCAGGATTCAGTGAGGCCAGGTTCCAGGAGATGAAGGAGGTGGCGCTTCGACTGAAGAGCGGCAGTGCCCtgaagcagtggcagctggttcGGGCCAAGTGCCAAGAGGCCACACTGGGCTTTCAGAGGAGGCTGGGTGCTGCCCTGATGACTGGCAGCCCCTCCTCACATCCAGACTGGGAGCCATTGCGAGAGGGAGAGTGCTGCTGGCCTTGCCAGGAAGGCCAGTCCCCTTTGGAGGGGGCTGCAGAAGAGGGACCCTGCTCTGGCCTGGCCCCCTTCCACCCATGGCCTGAGTGGACTAAGGAGAAAACTCAGGGCTGCTGCAGGGATTGGGTGGCCTCTAGCCTAAGTGCTGTTGCCTCCGGTGTGCCTAAGTCCCTGAATTCTGCACACAGCCATAGCCCTGAGGCCATGCAAAAGAGCATTATGGACCCTCGGGAAGAGGCCGCAGCCACAGGAACAACAGCACTGACCTCCCATCCCGCAACTCCCCCATTTGGGCGGCCCCTTCCCAAAAGGGTTCTGCGGAAAGCCCAGAGTTTTGAACTGGCTGGCACAGAGAGCTTGCGGCCGGGCTGCCAGCGGACCCTAAGTGAGCCGGCCCACTGTGGCAACATCGGCGTCTTCATCAAGGGCCTGGAGGTCAGCAGCACAGAAGTGGCAGGCAGGGGCTGCGGGGCCCGGCGGTGGCTCAGCTCCCCTGCGTGGTCTGTGGGCTGCGTGGAAGAGGAGGGGCAGCAGAACAGCATCTCCACACCAGAGGCCAAGAGCTGGAACAGGTAGGCTGCCTCATGGACCGGGGCTGCAGGATTTAACTGCCAAGAGCCCTACAGCCACAGCTGGCCCACAGACCCTCCGCAGCACTGGAGGAAGGTTGGGCAGCCAGGAGGCTCTCAAACTGGAGGGCGTTTCTATTCTTGCCTGAGCAGCCCCACTGTGCCCTTCAGCCGAAACAGCACCCTAAAGGGCTTGCCCAGGTGATTCCCTCCCCTCAGGCTTTATGGCAGGGGCTGGGATACAGGACAGAAGCCACACAGAGCCCAAAAAGTGCCACTGACCCCATTTTAATGTCATTTCCCTGATTGGCTGCCAAATTTTAGAGGTAAAGTATGAAACTCGTGCAGGCATGGCAAAGGGAGGGACATTTCTGGCACATGGTGGGCCAATTGAGGGAGAGGTTGCAGGCCATCATTTGGAGGGCTATCTTCACTCCCTGGCCCCCAGCTGGCAGATCCTGCTCTTTGCTCAGAGGCCCCAAAGGTTTGCACAGTAGAGAATATGGGTTGGTGTCACTAGATGCAGCACCCTGATGAACCTTCGGTGAAGGCGCTCTATTTAactgtggcatcccactgccaTGTTCCGGGGTCCTTTTCAACCCAGTCTTCttgccccttcctcccctcccctgcctTCTTCTTTGTCACAGCCGACTGAGGCACATAGTGGACGAGATGGTGAGGACCGAGCGTGAGTACGTGCGCTCCCTGCGCTACATCATGGAGAGCTACTTCCCCGAGATGGAGCGGCCAGACCTCCCCCAGGACCTGCGGGGGAAGCGGAGCGTCATTTTTGGGAACCTGGAGAAGCTCTATGGCTTCCACAGCCAGTATTTCTTGAGGGAGCTGGAGAGCTGCTGCGCCCACCCGCTGCGCGTCAGCCACTGCTTTCTGAGACACGTAAGACACCCCGCTGCCTCTTGCTCCCTGGGTTGTGTCTCTTGGTCTGAGCACCTTGCTGGGAAGTAAGGCACAAAAGGGATGGCATCCCCACTGCAAAATCACTGGCAAACCAGTGAGGCCAGTCGTTGCAAACTGGGGAGAGTTTAGGGCAGGGGCACCACCTGCCCAACAGAGCTATTAGAGCTTGCAAGTGAAGATGCCTTCCATAGTTTCCCGTTGGCCACTTGCTTTCAGGGTGGGTCTGTCTCCTTCCCCACTAAAACCTGGTGTTTTCTAGCCGGAGGATTGGGCCCCCCATCCCCAGCTGACTTCTACCACCGAACTCGGGTGGTGCTTCTTCCCTTTTGCAGAAAGACCAGTTTGGGATGTATGCGCTGTATAGCAAAAACAAGCCCAAATCAGATGCCCTCCTGGCCAGCCATGGGAACGCCTTCTTCAGGGTAAGTTCTCCACCGTTGGTTGGGGGGTGGGTTGGCATGCACCCTGGAGGCTACTCTCTAGGGCTACCATCTGCCTGGCCGCTGCTCTCAGCCCCCGGTCTCTCAGTCCAAGCAGATGCAGCTGGGGGACAAGATGGACCTGGCCTCCTACCTACTGAAGCCCATCCAGCGCATGAGCAAATATGGTCTGCTCCTCAAGGACCTCCTCCGGCAGTGTGGGCAGggccaggagcaggagcaggctgACCTGCGGGCCGCTGAGGAGATGGTGCGCTTCCAGCTGCGGCATGGCAATGACCTCCTGGCCATGGATGCCATCAGGGACTGCGACGTACGTGTGGCCAGccaagcagggagggaggaagggtggTAGACACCTGGGGATTGTGCCCAGCAGCACCAGCTCTTGCCACCCTGTCCCCATGACCCTACCAGACGATGTGCTCTGCTACCGCATGTGAGACACTGCTCCTCCACAGAGGGATGCCCTGTTCAGAGAGTTTCTTGTGGTAGGTCTGGCCCCAGAGATAGACCCTAGTGGAGCAGCCACAGGCCACAGCAATTACAGCCAGGCTACTATAGAGCAGGCAATTGCCAGAGGGTCTCGCccaccctcctcctttccctccacccCATCTAGGGTCATTCCCAGCTGCCCTTGGCTCCCCTCACCTCTGCTGATGCCACGGTTTCTGTGCCCAGGTGAACCTCAAGGAGCAGGGACAGCTGGTGCGCCAGGATGAGTTCAGCCTCTGCCTGGGCCGCAGGAAATGCCAGCGCCATGTCTTCCTCTTTGAGGACCTGATCCTTTTCAGCAAGCCTAAGCGGGTTGAGAGGGGCCTGGATGCCTACGTCTACAAGTGCTCCTTCAAGGCAAGGATCCGTGGACAAAGTGGACAAAAACAGACGTGGgtgggcagggcagggcagggagtCCCTTTGGTGATCTGCACCGGGGAAGCTGGCATCTCAAGGCAAGACAAGCAGCAGGCACTGGTGTCCCCACACTCCAGCAACGTGGTCATAGCCAGGATGCACTACCTGTGAGCCTTTGTGTCTCCTGCATGCACGGAGTGCCCTGTGTGTCCTGGGTAGAttcacagtacacacacacactaagcccTGTCCTCACGGTGTCTGCACTGGTAGCTGGCTGTGCTGGGCTTGCTGGGCCATGCCTTCCACACTGGCTACCCCCAAGAGATGTCTACAGTACCCACCTGGCCTCTCTGCAACTACCAAACATGCCAAGGCTGTGCCTGTCTGCCTGCTTTCTGCCTTACCCTCCCCATGCCCACCAGGCTGAGGCCATGGATGTGCCTGGGATGACCAACTCCGCTCTTCTCCTTGCAGACGGCAGACATCGGCCTGACAGAGAACTCCGGGGAGAGTGGACTGCGCTTTGAGATCTGGTTCAGGAGACGGAAATCCAGCGACACTTACATCTTGCAAGCCAGCAATGCGGAGACCAAGCAGGCCTGGACCAGTGACATCGCCAGGATCCTGTGGGAGCAAGCAGCCCGCAACAAAGGTGACTTTCCGTGAATGCCCCAGCACTGGCTTTCCCCTGGGATGACTCACAGAGCTCTGGCCAGAGGCCTACATTGGGCTGGGTCTGGGGAGGGTCCTGGCCTGGCCCTCACTGCCtttgtcaccccccccccagaaatccGCATGCAGGAGATGGTGTCCATGGGTGTAGGCAACAAGCCCTTCCTGGACATCAAGCCAAGTGAAGCCGCCATCCAGGACCGTGCTATTGATTATATCATGAAAGGCCGAGGTAAGCGCCGTCTTGGCcacttcttttcccttccctggATCCGCCCAGGCGCTGACGTTTTGGGGTGTTGCTTTGTGGCAGGAGCAAGGACCCGGGCTTCCATTGCTGTCTCCCTCTTTGACCACGCCGCCCCCTACAAGAGACCGCAGGTGCCTCTGCTGGCCGGCAGCCCCCCTTCgtcgtcctcttcctcctccgtgcTTGGCCCCCTCAATCTGCACATGTACCTAGACCAGGCCCTGCTGCCAAAGCTCCTGGCCCACAGCCGCCCCTTCGATGCCAGAACTTGCAGCGTGGAGGAGGACGAGATGGAGAACGAGACCAGCAGCCAGCCTTCCATGAGTATGTACGGCCGCCGGCTCTTCTGAGTGGCTTTCGTGAGTGGCGTGGGGTGGAAGATTTTCTGGAATGTGCCACTTCATTGGTGATCTCTTGCAAGTGGCCACTGGGTCTGGAGGTGAGGAGAGGAGAGACTGGGAAACTCCCTGCTGCAGAGGTGACAGGAAAGGAAGAATGGGCAAGGCAGGTGGAGAGAGCACAAGGGATCCACTGGGTAATGGGTCTGAACGATCATGCACCACAGTGGCAAGCAGAAAGAGGAAGGGGTGGGGAGGTCTCCCCTAGGGTCAGATTTGCTGAGGCTGAGGGTGCTTTCTCAGCCTGAAGGTCTGTCTCCTTGGGGGCTGCCTCAGACAGGCCTGAagcctcttctttcttcctcccccagCAACTGAGAGCTCTGGGTCCTCCTCCCAGGGCCGCTCTGCCAGCGGCTCCGACAGCGGCTGCGTTTCCAGCGGCCCCCAGGAGAGCTGCCGCGATGACCTACCATGTTCGCCCTCCGTCCTGCCAGGGGACCAGCCTCATTTCCTCAAAAGCCAGTATGTGTCGGCGGTAAGTGGACTGGACCCCACAACAGTCCTGCCCTTTGTGTGGGGGTCTCCAAGCTCAAGGGCTGCCTTGACCTACATCCCTGCCTCACATGCTAATCATTGCCAAGGTGGACTGGGGCCCCTTCTCTTTGGAATCTGCAGCTGAGACAGGAAGGCCTTCCCTCAGGTCAGGTGGGGTGTGAATGGGATTGCCCCCACTGCCCCCACATCTGCTTTCTGGCCGTTCACGCTCTTACTCAGATGCTCTGCAGGCACTTTGGAGGGCTGTTGCCTCTTGGTTCTTGCCCATGGCACTCTCTGCAGCCTCACAGGATCGTGCCAGtcgctgctggggggggggcgctGTGGATTCCTATATCCACCTCCCAACCACCCCCCGAATTCCTGACCCGATGGATGATGCTGTCTTGCAGGTCTGAAGGCCACTTTCTGTGATGTTTCAGAGGatcctggaaggaggaggagcctggtGTGTGTCCTGACCAGACACTGGGAGTCCTCCATGGCGACAACCCACGTCTGAACATGGCTGCAGCCCAGGGCATGAGGAGTGCCCTCTGCCTTGCCATTTTGTGTTAAGAGTGGGTCAGTCTACTCCCTGCCTTCGCCTTTGATTCAGGAGAGTGGCTCTGGGCGCCAGGGGAGGGTTGGGGCCTGAAGCCGCTTCTGTTAAGAATTGCACAGGGCCAGGACAGACCAACTGACTGGCCGCTTGCCATGGTTTTTGAACAACTGACTTGGTTTTATTCTACAAGCTGCACATTTTAAAGAGTTCTAAGCACAGAAGGAAACgaagtatttattttttagaaacagAGCTGACATCCTCTGTCCACTGAACCCTGTGATCCAGGCCAGTTCTCTTTGTTTAGTGTTTGCCTGATGTTGAGATAATTTATTGCTTTGTCCTTCCAATTAATTCCTTCATTAACAGATTCCAGGGCTGCTTCCTCAGTGCCAGGGCGACCCACTTGCCCATCCGTCTCTGCCtggcaggagaaggagaaaagcacgcagctcaccccccccccaagcactCCTGCTTTGGTGGCGGGtagctgcctctctccccttcggTCTGCATGGCAAGATGGTGGTGGAAGGCTTGCGCTGTTGCAAAGGGCCAGGGGcaaagtcgggggggggggttgtttcctGCCCCTTGTACTAAAAAGAACCCCAAATTCCCTAAGCTGGGAACTCAACAGCCGTTTCCCCCTGAGGGGCTTGATTTCAACTTGCAGGGAGTTTCTCTTGGGGTGCTCTTCCCTGGGACTT
This genomic stretch from Sceloporus undulatus isolate JIND9_A2432 ecotype Alabama chromosome 8, SceUnd_v1.1, whole genome shotgun sequence harbors:
- the PLEKHG4 gene encoding puratrophin-1 isoform X4, with translation MAAVYCQEKASGQTGTVGCPQGKVSSLGHELPSFASDGGPLQTAASWTKDVDWEILRSGLACLPGTRDRCGRAVVIVTMRNPAWLNPLCSANELVCLLLYLRSTLRPQCQALGLTVLVDARRCPPAPSLFKALANLQDAVPCCIHGVLLLAEKDAGFRTEKVASVQCELLTSMKALHKHIESTQLPLELDGTFPYCHQDWLRFRRRLEHLLQGCQRACAFLQRAIQAMGSSRWPEKVEEADALLKSDQQLMKTVLEDARLVRLQLEGGPLLARLRKEDSCVTLSEDYQHGLETATALYNQVDEGIHQLVLASNKRTRTLELVKDLAAFEEAFREVSSWIENVGQTRLAELGKLGTSLEALLQARRQFQDFELVASEYCRKGREALGKIKWEDFSSTEMPAGGAAQLQRCSQQLRGFCCQLEAGRNRLQEAVRLYESLDQATAWAQEGMQHLASLSLVESSAPEDRMAAQVWLESSSGQWHPGFSEARFQEMKEVALRLKSGSALKQWQLVRAKCQEATLGFQRRLGAALMTGSPSSHPDWEPLREGECCWPCQEGQSPLEGAAEEGPCSGLAPFHPWPEWTKEKTQGCCRDWVASSLSAVASGVPKSLNSAHSHSPEAMQKSIMDPREEAAATGTTALTSHPATPPFGRPLPKRVLRKAQSFELAGTESLRPGCQRTLSEPAHCGNIGVFIKGLEVSSTEVAGRGCGARRWLSSPAWSVGCVEEEGQQNSISTPEAKSWNSRLRHIVDEMVRTEREYVRSLRYIMESYFPEMERPDLPQDLRGKRSVIFGNLEKLYGFHSQYFLRELESCCAHPLRVSHCFLRHKDQFGMYALYSKNKPKSDALLASHGNAFFRSKQMQLGDKMDLASYLLKPIQRMSKYGLLLKDLLRQCGQGQEQEQADLRAAEEMVRFQLRHGNDLLAMDAIRDCDVNLKEQGQLVRQDEFSLCLGRRKCQRHVFLFEDLILFSKPKRVERGLDAYVYKCSFKTADIGLTENSGESGLRFEIWFRRRKSSDTYILQASNAETKQAWTSDIARILWEQAARNKEIRMQEMVSMGVGNKPFLDIKPSEAAIQDRAIDYIMKGRGARTRASIAVSLFDHAAPYKRPQVPLLAGSPPSSSSSSSVLGPLNLHMYLDQALLPKLLAHSRPFDARTCSVEEDEMENETSSQPSMTTESSGSSSQGRSASGSDSGCVSSGPQESCRDDLPCSPSVLPGDQPHFLKSQYVSAV